In Bradyrhizobium guangxiense, the following are encoded in one genomic region:
- a CDS encoding glycine/sarcosine/betaine reductase selenoprotein B family protein has product MSAPRDDEFGFAPDYDSPVPYMQRTRDYYAAIGYTTPYRWAHYTSAPFQPLKKPLEKSRVTIITTAAPYDPAKGDQGPGAAYNGAAKFYQVYDGDTSKQHDLRISHIGYDRKHTSATDNGTWFPLPQLLKASAAGRIGEVSQRFFGAPTNRSHRVTLDTDAPEILARCLADKVDAAVLVPNCPVCHQTTALVARHLEANGISTVIMGCAKDIIEHAAVPRFLFSDFPLGNSAGKPHDVTSQAQTLELALQLLETASGPQTTMQSPLRWSEDASWKLDYNNVAQLSPEELARRRAEFDKQKEIARGNRAA; this is encoded by the coding sequence ATGTCCGCTCCGCGCGACGACGAATTCGGCTTTGCGCCCGACTATGATTCCCCCGTCCCCTACATGCAGCGCACCCGCGATTATTACGCGGCGATCGGCTACACCACGCCGTATCGTTGGGCGCATTACACGTCAGCGCCGTTCCAGCCGCTGAAGAAGCCGCTGGAAAAGTCGCGCGTGACCATCATCACGACCGCGGCACCCTACGATCCCGCCAAGGGCGACCAGGGGCCGGGCGCGGCGTATAATGGAGCTGCGAAGTTCTACCAGGTCTATGACGGCGACACCTCCAAGCAGCACGACCTGCGCATCTCGCATATCGGCTACGACCGCAAGCACACGAGCGCCACCGACAATGGCACCTGGTTCCCGCTGCCGCAGCTGTTGAAGGCGTCGGCCGCCGGCCGCATCGGCGAGGTGAGCCAGCGCTTCTTCGGCGCGCCGACCAACCGCAGCCATCGCGTCACGCTCGACACCGACGCGCCGGAGATCCTGGCGCGCTGCCTTGCCGACAAGGTCGACGCCGCGGTGCTGGTGCCGAACTGCCCGGTCTGCCACCAGACCACCGCGCTGGTGGCGCGGCACCTGGAGGCCAATGGCATTTCGACCGTGATCATGGGCTGCGCCAAAGACATCATCGAGCACGCCGCGGTGCCGCGCTTCTTGTTCTCGGACTTCCCGCTCGGCAATTCCGCCGGCAAGCCGCACGACGTCACCTCGCAGGCACAGACCCTAGAGCTCGCGCTTCAGCTGCTGGAGACCGCGAGCGGCCCGCAGACCACGATGCAGTCGCCGCTGCGCTGGAGCGAGGATGCCTCCTGGAAGCTCGACTACAACAATGTCGCACAGCTTTCGCCGGAAGAGCTGGCCCGCCGCCGCGCCGAGTTCGACAAGCAAAAGGAGATCGCACGCGGCAACCGCGCCGCCTGA
- a CDS encoding NUDIX domain-containing protein, translating into MTISDRVRIKDVRVLSDGWTTLKKTTFEYRRANGEWQTQHRETYERDNAAAVLPYNRARRTVILVKQFRLPAFIRGYEDLLIEAAAGVLDNAEPEDRIRAEAEEETGYRLHHVHKVFEAFMSPGAITEKLHFFVAEYEPEMRVSDGGGLEHEGEDIEVLELGIDEALAMITDGRIIDAKAIMLLQYVALHVFR; encoded by the coding sequence ATGACCATTTCCGACCGCGTCCGCATCAAGGACGTCCGCGTGCTCTCGGACGGCTGGACCACGCTGAAGAAAACCACGTTCGAGTACCGCCGCGCCAACGGTGAATGGCAGACCCAGCACCGCGAGACCTATGAGCGCGACAACGCCGCCGCCGTGCTGCCGTACAATCGCGCGCGGCGCACGGTGATCCTGGTGAAGCAATTCCGCCTGCCCGCCTTCATCCGCGGCTACGAAGACCTCTTGATCGAGGCCGCCGCCGGCGTGCTCGACAACGCCGAGCCCGAGGACCGCATCCGTGCCGAGGCGGAGGAAGAGACCGGCTATCGCCTGCACCACGTCCACAAGGTGTTCGAGGCCTTCATGAGCCCCGGCGCCATCACCGAGAAGCTGCATTTCTTCGTCGCCGAATACGAGCCGGAGATGCGGGTGAGCGACGGCGGCGGCCTCGAGCACGAGGGCGAGGACATCGAGGTGCTGGAGCTCGGCATCGACGAGGCACTGGCGATGATCACTGATGGCCGCATCATCGATGCCAAGGCGATCATGCTGCTGCAATATGTGGCGCTGCACGTGTTCAGGTAG
- a CDS encoding GNAT family acetyltransferase — MSPAPLAVDAINDADVEPVVALWQRCGLTRPWNDPHADIALARRRDNSTVLVGREGGAIVATVMVGHDGHRGWVYYVAVDPDSRKRGFGRVIMAAAEDWLRAAGISKLQLLVRRENAQANAFYGSLGFELSTSVMFQKWLDGRATTPSN, encoded by the coding sequence ATCTCGCCTGCTCCGCTCGCGGTCGATGCGATCAATGATGCCGATGTCGAGCCCGTGGTTGCCCTATGGCAGCGCTGCGGCCTGACGCGGCCGTGGAACGATCCGCATGCCGACATCGCGCTGGCGCGGCGGCGCGACAACTCCACCGTGCTGGTCGGCCGCGAGGGCGGCGCGATCGTCGCGACCGTCATGGTCGGCCATGACGGCCATCGCGGCTGGGTTTATTACGTCGCGGTCGATCCCGACAGCCGGAAACGCGGCTTCGGCCGCGTCATCATGGCGGCAGCCGAGGACTGGCTGCGCGCGGCCGGCATTTCCAAGCTGCAGCTCCTGGTCCGGCGCGAGAACGCGCAGGCCAATGCGTTCTACGGTTCGCTCGGCTTCGAGCTGTCGACCTCCGTGATGTTCCAGAAGTGGCTGGACGGCCGCGCGACCACGCCAAGCAATTGA
- a CDS encoding FAD-binding oxidoreductase — translation MNINKPAAPPLAPELIDQFRKIVGDRHAITDANDIEPYVTEERNLFHGRSPLVLRPGSTAEVSAICKLASAHRIALVPQGGNTGLVGGQTPHNGEVVVSLRRLDKIREVDTASNTMTVEAGVVLQVAQAKASDVDRLFPLSLGAEGSCTIGGNLSTNAGGTAALAYGVAREMALGLEVVLADGRVLNVLSKLKKDNTGYNLHNLFIGAEGTLGIITAATLKLFPKPRAIETAYVGLKSPAAALKLLTIAQGEAANALTSFELLSEMAVDFSVRHGIDVRDPLAEKHPWYVLMELSSPGDDARTPLETILTRAMEEEIVDDAVIAANLTQRNDFWKLREEMSAAQKPEGGSIKHDISVPVAAVPAFIAEANAAVVKLIPGARPVPFGHLGDGNLHYNVSQPIGADTADYLARWHDVNAVVFEIVLRMGGSISAEHGIGVLKRDELPEVKDKTAIELMRAIKAMLDPLGIMNPGKVL, via the coding sequence ATGAACATCAACAAGCCTGCCGCTCCTCCGCTTGCGCCCGAGCTGATCGACCAATTCCGCAAGATCGTCGGCGACCGTCACGCCATCACCGATGCAAACGACATCGAGCCCTACGTCACCGAGGAGCGCAACCTGTTCCACGGGCGCTCGCCGCTGGTGCTGCGCCCGGGCTCGACCGCCGAAGTCTCCGCGATCTGCAAGCTCGCCTCCGCGCACAGGATCGCGCTGGTGCCGCAGGGCGGCAACACCGGGCTCGTCGGCGGGCAGACGCCGCACAATGGCGAGGTCGTGGTGTCGCTGCGCCGGCTCGACAAGATCCGCGAGGTCGACACCGCCTCCAACACCATGACGGTCGAAGCCGGCGTGGTGCTGCAGGTCGCGCAAGCGAAGGCGTCCGACGTGGACCGGCTGTTTCCGCTGTCGCTGGGCGCCGAAGGCAGCTGCACCATTGGCGGCAATCTCTCCACCAATGCCGGCGGCACCGCCGCCCTCGCCTACGGCGTGGCGCGCGAGATGGCGCTGGGCCTGGAGGTCGTGCTCGCCGACGGGCGTGTGCTCAACGTGCTGTCGAAGCTGAAGAAGGACAACACCGGCTACAATCTGCACAATCTCTTCATCGGCGCCGAAGGCACGCTCGGCATCATCACCGCGGCGACACTAAAGCTGTTTCCGAAGCCGCGGGCAATCGAGACCGCCTATGTCGGGCTGAAATCGCCGGCGGCGGCGCTGAAGCTGCTGACGATCGCGCAAGGCGAGGCCGCCAATGCGCTGACGAGCTTCGAGCTGCTCTCGGAGATGGCGGTGGATTTCTCGGTCCGCCACGGCATCGACGTGCGCGATCCGCTGGCGGAGAAGCATCCCTGGTACGTGCTGATGGAACTGTCCTCGCCGGGCGACGATGCCCGCACGCCGCTGGAGACGATCCTGACCCGCGCCATGGAGGAGGAGATCGTCGACGACGCCGTGATCGCGGCCAATCTCACCCAGCGCAACGATTTCTGGAAGCTGCGCGAGGAGATGTCGGCGGCGCAGAAGCCCGAGGGCGGCTCGATCAAGCACGACATCTCGGTGCCGGTCGCCGCGGTGCCCGCCTTCATCGCCGAGGCCAATGCTGCCGTGGTGAAGCTGATCCCCGGCGCACGGCCGGTGCCGTTCGGCCATCTCGGCGACGGCAATCTGCACTACAATGTCAGCCAGCCGATCGGCGCCGACACCGCCGATTACCTGGCGCGCTGGCACGACGTGAACGCGGTGGTGTTCGAGATCGTGCTGCGCATGGGCGGCTCGATCTCCGCCGAGCACGGCATCGGCGTGCTCAAGCGCGACGAGCTGCCCGAGGTGAAGGACAAGACCGCGATCGAGCTGATGCGCGCGATCAAGGCGATGCTCGATCCCTTGGGCATCATGAATCCGGGGAAGGTGCTGTGA
- a CDS encoding L-threonylcarbamoyladenylate synthase, giving the protein MKTGLETLILPAGEAGAEAAARTLAAGGLVAFPTETVYGLGADAANATAIAHLYAAKGRPAFNPLIAHVADLEAAQRIGRFDARALSLAKAFWPGPLTLVVPKTENCPVAELATAGLDTVAIRIPAHEVAQAILRAFGGAVVAPSANISGHVSPTLAAHVESDLSGRIDLIVDGGPVAVGVESTIVGCFETAMLLRPGGLSRERIEAVLGARLARPPVEAESDDSQPLAPGMLASHYAPRAHVRLRAQEVAPDEALLAFGPSRLPGMETAAAVMNLSPSGDLDEAAANLFGYLRELDAKGPRAIAVMTIPEEDLGEAINDRLRRAAVVR; this is encoded by the coding sequence GTGAAAACGGGCCTTGAAACGCTGATTTTACCGGCCGGCGAGGCCGGCGCGGAGGCCGCTGCCCGCACCTTGGCCGCCGGCGGGCTGGTCGCGTTTCCGACCGAGACGGTCTACGGGCTCGGAGCGGACGCCGCCAATGCCACGGCAATCGCCCATCTCTACGCCGCCAAGGGGCGGCCGGCGTTCAATCCGCTGATCGCCCATGTCGCCGACCTCGAGGCCGCGCAGCGGATCGGGCGGTTCGATGCTCGCGCGCTGAGCCTGGCGAAGGCGTTCTGGCCGGGGCCGCTGACGCTGGTGGTGCCGAAGACGGAGAACTGCCCGGTGGCGGAGCTCGCCACCGCCGGCCTCGACACCGTCGCGATCCGCATTCCCGCCCATGAGGTGGCGCAGGCGATCCTGCGCGCGTTCGGCGGGGCCGTGGTGGCGCCGTCCGCAAATATCTCCGGCCACGTCTCGCCGACGCTGGCCGCCCATGTCGAGAGCGACTTATCGGGGCGGATCGACCTGATCGTCGACGGCGGGCCGGTCGCGGTCGGAGTCGAATCGACGATTGTCGGCTGCTTCGAGACGGCGATGCTGCTGCGCCCCGGCGGACTGTCGCGCGAGCGGATCGAGGCGGTGCTGGGCGCACGCCTGGCGCGGCCGCCGGTGGAAGCCGAGAGCGACGACAGCCAGCCGCTGGCGCCGGGCATGCTGGCCTCGCATTACGCGCCGCGCGCCCATGTGCGCCTGCGCGCGCAGGAGGTTGCGCCCGATGAGGCGCTGCTGGCGTTCGGGCCTTCGCGCCTGCCCGGCATGGAGACGGCAGCCGCCGTCATGAATCTGTCGCCCAGCGGTGATCTCGATGAAGCCGCCGCCAATCTGTTCGGCTATCTTCGCGAGCTGGATGCCAAGGGGCCGCGGGCGATTGCGGTGATGACGATTCCCGAGGAAGATCTGGGCGAAGCGATCAATGACCGGCTGCGGCGCGCGGCCGTGGTGCGATAA
- a CDS encoding tripartite tricarboxylate transporter substrate binding protein produces the protein MNKKILALVAAFGFAASGSAWAAWPDDKPIEVVVGFAPGGGTDVMARKLLPFVERSLGGKAKFVVLNKPGAGGEIAFASIARGAPDGYAIGVVNVPGYNFLPMTRKTQYTTDEIRLVARVVEDPNVIVVPADSRFQNLPDIIAALRSKPGSVSFGHNGAGTNGHLAIRMLAAVAKVEPNEISYRGTAAQRTDLLGGHLDVGMVTVSEIPELHGTNKGPLRVIAILSKKRFAALPDVPTAEEVGFPVMTTAERGFAVPKGVPDDIVKKLEAGIAEGLRHPEYLTGSPGDEPVIAFMPGAEWQKRLDAMSEALRPFAEQMRASEQK, from the coding sequence ATGAACAAGAAAATCCTCGCACTCGTTGCAGCGTTTGGCTTTGCTGCTTCCGGATCGGCATGGGCCGCATGGCCGGACGACAAGCCGATCGAGGTCGTGGTTGGCTTCGCGCCGGGCGGCGGCACCGATGTCATGGCGCGCAAGCTGCTTCCCTTTGTCGAGCGCTCGCTCGGCGGCAAGGCGAAATTTGTCGTCCTGAACAAGCCCGGCGCCGGTGGAGAGATCGCGTTTGCGTCGATCGCGCGCGGGGCGCCCGATGGCTATGCGATCGGTGTCGTCAATGTGCCCGGCTACAACTTCCTGCCGATGACCCGCAAGACCCAATACACCACCGACGAGATTCGGCTGGTCGCACGGGTCGTCGAAGATCCGAACGTGATCGTGGTGCCCGCGGACAGCAGATTCCAGAATTTGCCTGATATCATTGCCGCGCTTCGCAGCAAGCCGGGGTCGGTGAGCTTCGGTCACAACGGCGCCGGCACGAACGGTCATCTGGCCATTCGCATGCTCGCGGCCGTCGCGAAGGTTGAGCCCAACGAAATCTCCTACAGAGGAACGGCGGCACAGCGCACCGATCTTTTGGGTGGGCATCTGGACGTCGGGATGGTCACTGTCAGCGAGATTCCCGAGTTGCATGGCACCAACAAGGGGCCACTTCGCGTCATTGCGATCCTGTCGAAGAAGCGCTTTGCAGCGCTGCCCGACGTTCCGACGGCCGAAGAGGTGGGCTTTCCGGTCATGACGACGGCCGAGCGCGGCTTTGCGGTCCCCAAGGGCGTTCCGGACGACATCGTGAAGAAACTGGAAGCCGGGATAGCCGAGGGCCTGCGTCATCCTGAGTACCTGACCGGTTCGCCCGGGGATGAGCCGGTGATCGCCTTCATGCCTGGCGCGGAGTGGCAGAAACGCCTCGACGCCATGTCCGAAGCCCTGCGTCCTTTCGCCGAGCAGATGCGGGCAAGCGAACAGAAGTGA
- a CDS encoding N-carbamoyl-D-amino-acid hydrolase: MARFVTVAAGQLGPIARTESRTEVVARLMALMRVAKASGCDLIVYPELALTTFFPRWYFEDQAEIDSFFERKMPGPETQALFDLARELGIGFCLGYAELTVEADIVRRYNTSILVDKNGVIVLKYRKVHLPGHAEHEPWRKFQHLEKRYFEPGSGFGVADAFGGVMGMAICNDRRWSETYRVMGLQGVEMVMIGYNTPVHNPPAPEHDDLSLFHNHLVMQSGAYQNGTFVVGVAKAGVEEGVDHIGGSCIIAPSGEIIARCTTKGDELALARCDLDLCNSYKRTTFNFDVHRQPRAYGMIVDRKGVSMMADGSPVAPKR; this comes from the coding sequence GTGGCAAGATTTGTGACTGTCGCAGCCGGCCAGCTTGGCCCGATCGCCAGAACCGAGAGCAGGACGGAGGTTGTGGCCCGGTTGATGGCCTTGATGCGCGTGGCGAAGGCCAGCGGCTGCGATCTGATCGTCTATCCCGAGCTCGCGCTGACGACATTTTTCCCGCGCTGGTACTTTGAAGATCAGGCGGAGATCGACAGCTTTTTCGAGCGAAAGATGCCGGGCCCTGAAACGCAGGCCCTGTTCGATCTCGCCCGCGAGCTCGGGATCGGCTTCTGCCTGGGCTATGCCGAGCTGACGGTCGAGGCCGACATCGTCCGGCGCTACAACACGTCCATCCTCGTCGACAAGAACGGCGTGATCGTCCTGAAATATCGCAAGGTCCATCTGCCCGGCCATGCCGAGCATGAACCGTGGCGGAAATTTCAGCATCTGGAAAAGCGCTATTTCGAGCCCGGCAGCGGCTTCGGCGTCGCCGATGCCTTCGGTGGCGTGATGGGCATGGCGATCTGCAATGATCGCCGCTGGAGCGAGACCTATCGGGTGATGGGGCTGCAGGGCGTCGAGATGGTGATGATCGGCTACAACACGCCGGTGCACAATCCGCCCGCACCCGAGCATGACGATCTCTCGCTGTTCCACAACCATCTGGTGATGCAGTCCGGCGCCTATCAGAACGGCACCTTCGTGGTCGGCGTCGCCAAGGCCGGCGTCGAGGAAGGCGTCGACCATATCGGCGGAAGCTGCATCATCGCGCCCTCCGGCGAGATCATCGCGCGATGCACGACCAAGGGCGACGAGCTTGCGCTGGCTAGGTGCGATCTCGATCTCTGCAATTCCTACAAGCGCACCACCTTCAATTTCGACGTCCACCGCCAGCCGCGGGCTTATGGGATGATCGTCGACCGGAAGGGCGTGAGCATGATGGCGGATGGTTCGCCGGTAGCGCCGAAACGGTGA
- a CDS encoding DUF4118 domain-containing protein, translating to MRRAGLFGVPRVRPWSWRAFLLGFVVVVVSAAVQGVCVALGAKLYFAAFLPSLFVLGLVAGAPAAVVAALLTIPLVWWAFIPPFFQFTPLSSANADSINLFCLLAVLLIGFADLCRETMVIVRRGGLRSPGESAATNPQ from the coding sequence ATGAGGCGTGCTGGGCTGTTTGGCGTACCGCGGGTACGGCCATGGTCGTGGCGGGCGTTTCTGCTCGGATTCGTCGTTGTTGTGGTGTCGGCTGCAGTCCAGGGCGTCTGTGTCGCGCTCGGCGCAAAGCTCTATTTCGCCGCGTTCCTGCCCAGCCTGTTCGTGCTCGGCCTCGTCGCGGGCGCCCCGGCGGCGGTGGTCGCCGCGCTGCTCACCATTCCCTTGGTGTGGTGGGCGTTCATTCCGCCCTTCTTCCAGTTCACGCCGTTATCCAGCGCGAATGCGGATTCCATCAACTTGTTCTGCCTGCTTGCCGTGCTCTTGATCGGCTTTGCCGATCTCTGCCGCGAGACGATGGTGATCGTCCGCCGCGGCGGATTGAGGTCTCCGGGCGAGAGCGCAGCAACGAATCCGCAATAG
- a CDS encoding LysR family transcriptional regulator encodes MSVKEFSYNGSGHAAAQLRHLTIRQLRSLAALSAKGSVTAASGHLGLTQPAVTQQLRQLQDLAGLPLVQRTGDGMLLTEAGKEVLALAERVEAAIMDCQGALDLLAGRTGGTVQLGAVSTAKYFVPHAIAAFSKRYPKIEIKLTIGNREEIREAMHGYDLDFAVMGRPPADVTVDVRQLGRNPHIIVARKGHWLEKDSGLNLTDLVHETFLTREPGSGTRTLMEGMFQKSDLEPIIGMEMSSNETIKQAVIAGLGIAFISAHTVAHELAEGRLVVLDVAGLPIVRQWYVIRRSDKVLLPPAQAMFDFLGSEGSNYLPDVPELGGR; translated from the coding sequence ATGAGCGTCAAAGAATTTTCTTATAATGGCTCCGGCCATGCGGCGGCCCAGCTTCGGCATCTAACGATCCGGCAGCTGCGCTCCCTCGCGGCGCTCTCGGCCAAAGGCAGCGTGACGGCCGCCTCCGGCCATCTCGGGCTGACGCAGCCGGCCGTGACCCAGCAGCTCCGGCAGCTTCAGGACCTCGCCGGCCTGCCGCTGGTGCAGCGGACCGGCGACGGCATGCTGCTGACCGAGGCGGGCAAGGAGGTTTTGGCGCTGGCCGAGCGAGTCGAGGCCGCCATCATGGACTGCCAGGGCGCGCTCGACCTGCTCGCGGGGAGGACCGGCGGCACCGTGCAACTCGGCGCGGTCTCGACCGCGAAATATTTCGTGCCTCATGCGATCGCGGCGTTCTCCAAGCGCTACCCCAAGATCGAGATCAAGCTCACCATCGGCAATCGCGAGGAGATCCGCGAGGCCATGCACGGCTACGACCTCGATTTCGCGGTGATGGGTCGGCCACCGGCCGACGTCACCGTGGATGTCCGCCAGCTCGGGCGCAATCCGCACATCATCGTCGCGCGCAAGGGGCACTGGCTGGAAAAGGATTCCGGCCTCAACCTGACCGATCTCGTGCACGAGACCTTCCTCACCCGCGAGCCCGGCTCGGGCACGCGGACACTGATGGAGGGCATGTTCCAGAAGTCCGATCTCGAGCCGATCATTGGCATGGAGATGAGCAGCAACGAGACCATCAAGCAGGCTGTCATTGCCGGGCTCGGCATCGCCTTCATCTCGGCCCACACGGTGGCGCATGAACTCGCCGAGGGCCGGCTCGTCGTGCTCGACGTCGCGGGCCTGCCGATCGTGCGGCAATGGTACGTGATCCGCCGCAGCGACAAGGTGCTGCTGCCGCCGGCGCAGGCGATGTTCGATTTTCTCGGCTCGGAGGGATCGAACTATCTGCCCGACGTGCCCGAGCTCGGCGGACGATAG
- a CDS encoding class 1 fructose-bisphosphatase, with protein sequence MTGQLRLDDHLQRYSETAPHALLVADAVDAIAAAAIEIADLIATGDLADASGLTTGRNSDGDIQRDLDVQADAILRRCLSTLPIAALASEEMREAQIVDRAAKICVAIDPLDGSSNIDINMTVGTIFSILPAPDDLSLAFHQRGSAQLAAGFVTYGPQTSLVLTLGEGVDIFTLDRKAGCFRLARSGVQIVEACEEFAINASNRRHWDPPVRAFIDECLTGVEGPANHDFNMRWVGSLVAEAYRILTRGGIFLYPSDARPGYGDGRLRLTYEAHPMAMIIEQAGGSASTGRERILDLSAQSLHQRVPLIMGSSNEVRRVEELHCDPLLVASVSAPLFARRGFFRL encoded by the coding sequence ATGACCGGGCAACTCAGGCTGGACGACCACCTTCAACGGTATTCCGAGACCGCGCCGCACGCGCTGCTCGTGGCGGACGCAGTCGATGCCATCGCGGCGGCGGCCATCGAGATCGCCGACCTCATCGCCACCGGCGATCTCGCGGACGCCTCCGGCCTGACGACGGGGCGCAACAGCGACGGCGACATCCAGCGCGATCTCGACGTGCAGGCGGATGCGATCCTGCGCCGCTGCCTCAGCACGTTGCCGATCGCCGCGCTCGCTTCGGAAGAGATGCGCGAGGCCCAGATCGTCGATCGCGCGGCAAAGATCTGCGTCGCGATCGATCCGCTCGACGGCTCCTCCAACATCGACATCAACATGACGGTCGGCACGATCTTCTCGATCCTGCCCGCCCCGGACGATCTCTCGCTTGCCTTCCATCAGCGCGGTTCGGCGCAGCTTGCGGCGGGCTTCGTCACCTACGGCCCGCAGACTTCGCTGGTGCTGACGCTCGGCGAGGGCGTCGATATCTTCACGCTCGACCGCAAGGCCGGCTGCTTCCGTCTCGCGCGCAGCGGGGTGCAGATCGTCGAGGCCTGCGAGGAGTTTGCGATCAACGCCTCGAACCGCCGGCACTGGGATCCGCCGGTGCGCGCCTTCATCGACGAATGTCTCACCGGCGTCGAAGGGCCCGCCAACCATGATTTCAACATGCGCTGGGTCGGCTCGCTGGTCGCCGAGGCCTATCGCATCCTCACCCGCGGCGGCATCTTCCTCTATCCCTCGGACGCGCGTCCCGGCTACGGCGACGGCCGCCTGCGCCTGACTTACGAGGCGCACCCGATGGCGATGATCATCGAGCAGGCCGGCGGCTCGGCCTCGACCGGGCGCGAGCGCATCCTCGACCTTTCCGCGCAGAGCCTGCATCAGCGCGTGCCCCTGATCATGGGCTCGAGCAACGAGGTGCGGCGTGTCGAGGAGCTGCATTGCGATCCGCTGCTGGTCGCCAGCGTCTCCGCGCCGCTGTTCGCGCGGCGCGGATTCTTCCGGCTCTGA